The DNA segment CTATTTAATCTGCGAATCAGATCAGTCTTTCAAATGTCAAAGAATTTGTAAATGCAAATCTGATCAAGACCCTTTTTGAATAGGAAACACATAGATAGAATAAAATTATCTACTGTGCAGAATCATAGTGACACTATAGTATCATCTAGGTAACTCTTGGTGATGCTGTTATAGCACAGTCAATATTAACTTCTTGCATGACATGTATACACCACAAGGCATCTTAGGAACACAATCGTTttgttttcttgctttccaAGTATTCCCAAAAATTAAGGATTACTGAGTTTGCTTGGTTAAAACTTGTGAAGTTGTTGTACATGGTAAGGGAGCATTGTATTTGACTGTGTCCCAATTTCCAAACCAAACGGTTAGGTGTAGAGTTATAGAGTGATAGACTATGCTAACTTGGCATTTGTCTCTTGCTCCACATGGGACAACCTACACAGACACCAGCTTCTTAATGAAAATGTTTCCTATGACAAAAATAGCATGATGACAGACCCTCCACAGGAAATGTCTAATCTTATATGGGACTTTTTCTTTCCAAATAACCTTCCAGATTCCCTCTGGGGTGCCTTATGAAGAAGAGGAGGACATTGACATTTGTTAAGCAGCATGATAGCAGTAAATGGCCCTTATTCATCCATTGGTAATCATACTCACCAAACTACTTGCCTTCAATAATACTCTCCAAACTCATTAATAATAGATTAATGATAGTTGTCGTTTTACtctcaaattaaaatgattccagcgtagacttgtctaatgCTAGatagatgatagtataattatgGTTAGATAACTTCAAGTCGTCTttcaacgaatccaatagtgaaaTTTGTAAATTGGTGTTTACAATCTATCTGCAAACAATAAAAGTTAgtaataataaagataaaatggaATTGAGATAGTTGtgtagaaaatataaaaaaatttaaaataacaaataaaaatcgGTTAATTctcaagttcttccaccattaaATTCTTCACAGATTGTCTAaagattaattttttcttacttctccAATCGAGATAGACGAAATTAAACATGCGTCAATCTAATTCAACTAAAACTTACATAATTACCAAACTACTTGTCTTCAAGAATACTCTGCAAACTCATGAGTAATGGACTAGTATAGTATACACTGTACACCTTCCTGGACCTACACCAATAATGAATTTGGGTCTCTATAAACGCACCAAGCCTACTTTGCTAGATGAGTAGTGTGTGTACAAAAAATCCTCTATCGTACACCTCCCTTTTTTTACTAAAGGACAACATTTTCCAACTATGGTGGTGGAATCAGTTTTTCCTACCCTTGTTCCTCAACCACTAAGAACTTTAGAAAGGTGCAAAAGGACTTGGGAAAATAGGCTTTGCATAAGAGGGAATCACTTTGAAAGAGAAGGAACTCCCTTTTCTGCCTAAGCCTTCAAGTTTAGGTAGTAAATTCTTTGTCTACTGATATTGTCCAAAACTTCTATTCCaaatatactaataataatatatatgtcTCCTTTAGTAGCATTACATTAATGGAGACATTTGATAAGTgtgataataatttattttatcattctAATTTAACTTCTGGATTTGTTTTTTAACTATGATTTTTTTAtgctaaaattaatttatagtgtaaacaatttttttgaGATAAATTTGATTACCATCTGTATCAATCTATTTCGTAGAGAATCTCTTTTTATTGTGGTTGGATGTAAGAATctcttttataattcttttGCAATATAAATCTGACACCATTTTTGTGTTCTTTCTTTGTGTCTCATGATATATTGTAAGAAGCTAGTAGAAATTAAGAAAAGTGGAGATGATGCCAAGATCTGTGTCCTTGAAAAGGTGCAACTCCTTCAGTGCCAGATTTCTGTGTTCTTCAACATCTTCCTTGCTCAAAGCCCTCTGGGCCATTCCCCTCATCATCCCCATATGAAACCCAAACCTTCTCAGCCGTTCAATCTCCTCCTCACTCCCACCGCCCACCACCGCACCACAGGCGGCGCCACATGCATGCAACCCACCCTCCCCTTTCTCCACCACGCGCTTCACGCTCTCCACCTCCCCCTCAACAGTTTTCTTCATGTGCAGCGAATCTATCAGCCCTCCCGACCCAACCGCACGTGATATCTCAATTATCACGCGCATCACGCGCTCCGGGCTTCCACTGCCCGGCCCGGCTCCCCTCGCCAACAACTCAAACCCAAACGGAACAATCCCGTCCCCGGTCAGAAGCGCCACGTTGGACCCCTCGCCCTGACCAATCTCCTCGTGCGCGTGCGCATTAGCCAGGTTCAGTAGCAGCGCCGCCGCAGCGTCCATGGCTTGGCGGCGCTGCCCGCCTACGAGCTCGCAGGCTGCGAGGCACAGGGCGGGGGCGGCGGTCCGGGGAGCAGCGAAGACGAGGCGGTGCATGGGCTCGTAAACCTCGAGCGGCTCTTTGAGGGGAATGGTTTGTTTGAGGTAGGCTTCAATGTCGGCCTGCAAGGAGGCCCAGTGGAGTTGGGGAGTGGGTATTGTGAGGGGCGTGGGCCTGACGGGCAATGCGGAACGGGCCTGGCGTGGGAAGCGAAGCCCGAAGCTGGCATTGACGTTGAGAAAGATGGTTCCAGGCATTTTAAAATGAACAATAATTATATGTGTGACGTATTGAAGCGGATGGCAGTGCCTATTTATGGACCAAATGGATTCATGAGTTCAGTTAAGGAGGCTTAGTTGTTTCTGATTTTAATGTCTGCCATTGCACTTTTGTCAATTTCAGTATGCTAACTCTTTTATGTCAGGGAAAACTTTTATTCTAGTTACTTTGACCCCAAAAACTCAAATATACATAGTTCACAgaacattataataatatgataatatttttaattaaaaataaattaaatatagttaaaatattaatttatttatttgtaaagTGTACGTTTATTACTCTGTCAAGTATCATCACCTATGAGGCTCCGACATGTCTCTTAAATAGTGTGTATATGTGAGACACACATATCAAATCCTGACACTTGTACGATTTTTTAGGATATGTATAGGTGAAgtgtctaatttaaaaaatatttgtttgatttctGAAAACTCTAGTTCGGTTCTAACATgattttaaaaagaagaaatacattaattttctaaaacttaaacttattgtataaattttttattatgattacaaaaataaagaacaaatctttttgaaccaGCCATGAGAaacatcttttaaaaaaatataaaacatatttgtgcacataaatctttattatcaatttatataattcataattatataatatatagatttgtgtctcaatgtcctacattttagaaattatatgtATCTTTGTGTCTGTGTCCGTGTCGTATTAGTTTTTGTGTTCATGTTAGTGTTTGTGCTACATAGGGTGCAAACTATTCCAAAACCTTGATCAATACTTGAAAATTTGATTCTaatgttgtgtttggattgaatAGAGGATTTGTGAGGAGAAGAGgaagtggatttgtgaggattagaGAGAATGTGTGAGGATgtgttataataattattactaCTTCAATTCTCAATATCAATTGTTCTTTTTGTTGTATTGTTTGTGGTTTGAATGTGTCATTGTTAATTTGATATGCAGAGATGATAATGAATGTGAATGCGGAGAAGGCAGGGAGTGAAAGTGGAGGTGTTGGTTGGGTCAACTTTACAAATCTAGAGGTGATTGTTTATAAAGCTTATATAGATGAAGATGGAGAcaacataatattataaattcgATTTTCACCCTATACAACCAactataaaattgattttcatcaTATAAAACCATGCATTCACTAAGATGTGAATAAGAATTGATTCCAACACCTACAAGACACAAAAGAGAAT comes from the Phaseolus vulgaris cultivar G19833 chromosome 8, P. vulgaris v2.0, whole genome shotgun sequence genome and includes:
- the LOC137827058 gene encoding heterodimeric geranylgeranyl pyrophosphate synthase small subunit, chloroplastic-like, producing the protein MPGTIFLNVNASFGLRFPRQARSALPVRPTPLTIPTPQLHWASLQADIEAYLKQTIPLKEPLEVYEPMHRLVFAAPRTAAPALCLAACELVGGQRRQAMDAAAALLLNLANAHAHEEIGQGEGSNVALLTGDGIVPFGFELLARGAGPGSGSPERVMRVIIEISRAVGSGGLIDSLHMKKTVEGEVESVKRVVEKGEGGLHACGAACGAVVGGGSEEEIERLRRFGFHMGMMRGMAQRALSKEDVEEHRNLALKELHLFKDTDLGIISTFLNFY